The Acidobacteriota bacterium genome has a segment encoding these proteins:
- the hypF gene encoding carbamoyltransferase HypF, producing the protein MAPVAGKALARVKQAASPVACRIRVRGVVQGVGFRPFVYRLAVEEGLSGWVANTNQGVEAFLQGEPGAAARFRERFQEEIPPAASVAECAFEEEAPRSLGEEFHIRESEPGGEKRSFLTPDMAVCRACMEEVLAAGDRRHRYPFTNCTHCGPRYTILEDVPYDRPRTTMKDFSMCPACEKEYEDPLDRRFHAQPNACPVCGPCLEVLDEAGSPVSAEDPLERCREFFREGRIVAVMGLGGVHLAADARREEAVRRLRERKQRKEKPFALMARDVEAVGKFARVSPEEERLLLSPAAPIVLLSKKTPNGIARSVAPRQSTFGAMLPYTPLHHLLLAPPEEVLVMTSGNESDEPLCYTKEEALGRLSGLADAFLLHNRPIAVPNEDSVVRSERGRTLFVRRSRGHAPLPIGADVQRRVLALGGDLKNTLCLTRPGEAVLSHHLGTIESPASLERLEKGVAHLQKVLGVSPAIVACDMHPDYFTGRWAEERYGGRIVRVQHHHAHLASVMAEHRLEGDVLGALFDGAGYGADGAVWGGEFFAGDFSAFRRLGHFEYIPMPGGDAAAREPLRMAAAYLRAAFGDEWKDVVHQLPDAFQDSRVGVWIKMVEERVNSPLTSSAGRLFDAVASLVDLRHRMSYEGQAAMELEALCAGEGEAPPYGFEMREARLSFLPMIREVISERASGVPAPRIAARFHATLAEASARFLVCARGETGLDRVVFGGGVFQNVRLLRAMRTRLEALGFEVYVPERVPPNDGGLALGQALIAEKKGS; encoded by the coding sequence ATGGCACCGGTGGCTGGAAAAGCGCTTGCACGAGTAAAACAGGCGGCCTCGCCTGTAGCCTGCCGCATCCGCGTGCGCGGCGTGGTGCAGGGGGTGGGTTTCCGCCCGTTCGTCTATCGCCTGGCCGTGGAGGAAGGGCTGAGCGGCTGGGTGGCCAATACGAATCAGGGAGTGGAAGCGTTCCTTCAGGGCGAGCCCGGGGCCGCGGCGCGCTTTCGAGAGCGGTTTCAAGAAGAAATTCCTCCCGCCGCCTCCGTGGCGGAATGTGCCTTTGAAGAAGAAGCACCGCGCTCCCTGGGCGAGGAATTCCACATTCGCGAAAGCGAGCCGGGAGGCGAGAAGCGCTCGTTTCTCACGCCAGATATGGCCGTGTGCCGGGCGTGCATGGAAGAGGTGCTCGCCGCCGGCGACCGCCGCCATCGTTATCCGTTTACGAACTGCACGCATTGCGGCCCGCGCTACACCATCCTGGAGGACGTTCCCTACGACCGGCCGCGCACCACCATGAAAGATTTTTCGATGTGCCCCGCCTGCGAGAAGGAGTACGAGGATCCGCTCGACAGGCGCTTTCACGCCCAGCCGAACGCCTGCCCCGTCTGCGGCCCCTGTCTCGAGGTGCTCGACGAGGCGGGCTCGCCCGTCTCAGCGGAGGACCCGCTGGAGCGGTGCCGCGAATTTTTCCGCGAGGGGCGCATCGTGGCCGTGATGGGCCTGGGCGGCGTTCATCTCGCCGCCGACGCCCGCCGTGAGGAGGCCGTCCGCAGGCTCAGGGAGCGAAAGCAGCGAAAGGAAAAGCCATTCGCCCTGATGGCGCGCGACGTGGAAGCCGTCGGGAAATTCGCCCGCGTCTCCCCGGAGGAAGAGCGGCTGCTTCTGTCTCCCGCGGCGCCCATCGTGCTCCTCTCGAAGAAAACGCCCAACGGCATCGCACGAAGCGTGGCGCCGCGACAGAGCACCTTCGGCGCGATGCTTCCCTACACCCCGCTTCATCACCTGCTTCTTGCGCCCCCGGAGGAGGTGCTCGTGATGACGAGCGGCAACGAAAGCGACGAGCCCCTGTGCTACACAAAGGAAGAAGCACTGGGGCGGCTCTCGGGACTCGCGGACGCCTTTCTTCTTCACAACCGCCCCATCGCCGTGCCCAACGAGGATTCGGTCGTGCGCTCCGAGCGGGGGCGGACGCTTTTCGTGCGGCGCTCGCGGGGACATGCCCCCCTGCCGATAGGGGCCGACGTTCAACGCCGCGTGCTCGCGCTCGGCGGGGACCTCAAGAACACACTGTGCCTGACGCGTCCGGGCGAGGCCGTTCTGAGTCACCACCTCGGGACGATAGAATCGCCCGCGTCCCTGGAGCGGCTGGAGAAAGGCGTCGCGCATCTTCAGAAAGTTCTCGGCGTTTCCCCCGCGATAGTCGCCTGTGATATGCACCCGGATTACTTCACGGGCCGCTGGGCGGAGGAGCGTTACGGCGGCAGAATCGTGCGCGTACAGCACCACCACGCGCACCTTGCGAGCGTGATGGCGGAGCATCGCCTGGAGGGCGACGTTCTCGGAGCGCTCTTCGACGGCGCGGGATACGGCGCGGACGGCGCCGTCTGGGGCGGCGAGTTTTTCGCGGGAGATTTTTCCGCGTTCCGCCGCCTGGGGCACTTCGAATATATTCCCATGCCGGGCGGCGACGCCGCCGCACGCGAACCCCTGCGCATGGCGGCGGCGTACCTCCGTGCGGCCTTCGGCGACGAGTGGAAGGACGTCGTTCACCAGCTCCCCGACGCTTTTCAGGATTCGAGAGTCGGAGTCTGGATTAAGATGGTCGAGGAGCGCGTGAACAGCCCTCTCACGTCGAGCGCCGGGCGGCTCTTCGACGCGGTGGCTTCCCTCGTCGACCTGCGCCACCGAATGAGCTACGAGGGGCAGGCCGCGATGGAGCTCGAAGCCCTGTGCGCCGGTGAGGGCGAGGCGCCGCCCTACGGATTCGAAATGCGCGAAGCGCGTCTTTCCTTCCTTCCGATGATACGCGAGGTTATCTCCGAGCGGGCCTCCGGCGTCCCGGCGCCGCGCATCGCCGCCCGCTTTCACGCCACGCTGGCGGAGGCGTCGGCGCGGTTCCTGGTATGCGCCCGCGGAGAGACCGGGCTTGACCGCGTCGTGTTCGGAGGCGGCGTCTTCCAGAACGTGCGCCTCCTTCGCGCCATGCGGACACGGCTCGAGGCGCTCGGCTTCGAGGTGTACGTGCCCGAGCGGGTTCCTCCCAACGACGGCGGCCTGGCGCTGGGGCAGGCGCTCATAGCCGAAAAGAAGGGGTCGTAA
- a CDS encoding HypC/HybG/HupF family hydrogenase formation chaperone — MCLGVPMRIVEIQGVDAVAELGNVRRRVRLDFVEDARPGEYVIVHVGFAIERLDEKEALETLSLFEAMGAAGGKGSDSEETP; from the coding sequence ATGTGCCTGGGCGTTCCCATGAGGATTGTCGAAATTCAAGGGGTCGACGCCGTGGCCGAACTGGGGAACGTCCGGCGGCGAGTGCGCCTCGATTTCGTCGAGGACGCGAGGCCGGGCGAGTACGTCATCGTGCACGTGGGGTTCGCCATCGAGCGCCTCGACGAAAAGGAAGCCCTGGAGACTCTGTCCCTGTTCGAGGCAATGGGGGCGGCCGGAGGGAAGGGGAGCGATTCAGAGGAAACGCCGTAA
- the hypD gene encoding hydrogenase formation protein HypD, translating into MATAKYIEDFRDGPRARALADALLGEMEGTSGTCRFMEVCGTHTMAAFRFGIRSLLPANLKLLSGPGCPVCVTPTSYIDTALECARGEKVIVATFGDMLRVPGTESSLVLERARGADVRVMYSPMDALELAGREPESRVVFLGVGFETTAPAVAAAVVEARRRGLGNFFVHCAHKLIPPAMRAIVESGEVSLDGFLCPAHVSAIIGADAYRFLAQEHSLSCVVAGFETLDMLAGILMLVRQRKRGEASVENAYSRVVRPEGNRAALSLLEEVFEPGDAEWRGLGKIPGSGLHLSEKYRAFDAAEEFELEAAPSQEPQGCLCGEILRGVAEPPDCPLFDKTCTPENPIGACMVSSEGTCAAFYRYAER; encoded by the coding sequence ATGGCGACGGCGAAATACATTGAAGATTTCCGGGACGGCCCGCGCGCTCGCGCTCTCGCCGACGCCCTCCTGGGCGAGATGGAAGGGACGAGCGGCACGTGCCGTTTTATGGAGGTCTGCGGCACGCACACGATGGCCGCGTTCCGCTTCGGCATTCGATCGCTTCTTCCCGCGAACCTGAAGCTTCTCTCGGGACCCGGCTGTCCAGTGTGCGTCACTCCCACTTCCTACATCGATACGGCGCTCGAGTGCGCCCGCGGGGAGAAGGTCATCGTCGCCACCTTCGGGGACATGCTGCGGGTGCCTGGGACGGAGTCTTCCCTCGTCCTGGAGCGAGCGCGGGGGGCGGACGTGCGCGTGATGTACTCGCCGATGGACGCCCTCGAGCTTGCGGGGCGGGAGCCGGAGAGCCGCGTGGTGTTTCTCGGCGTCGGTTTCGAGACCACGGCGCCCGCCGTGGCGGCGGCGGTGGTCGAGGCGCGGCGGCGCGGTCTCGGGAATTTTTTCGTCCACTGCGCCCACAAGCTCATCCCTCCCGCGATGCGCGCCATCGTGGAGAGCGGGGAGGTGAGCCTCGACGGGTTCCTCTGCCCCGCCCACGTGAGCGCGATTATCGGCGCGGACGCGTACCGGTTCCTGGCGCAGGAGCACAGTCTGTCCTGTGTGGTGGCCGGCTTCGAGACGCTCGACATGCTGGCGGGCATCCTCATGCTCGTCCGCCAGCGCAAGCGCGGCGAGGCGTCAGTCGAGAACGCCTACAGTCGCGTGGTGCGCCCGGAGGGAAACCGGGCGGCGCTCTCACTGCTCGAAGAGGTGTTCGAGCCGGGCGACGCCGAGTGGCGGGGCCTTGGAAAAATTCCGGGAAGCGGCCTTCACCTTTCCGAAAAATACCGGGCGTTCGACGCCGCGGAGGAGTTCGAGCTGGAGGCGGCTCCCTCCCAGGAGCCCCAGGGATGCCTCTGCGGAGAAATCTTGCGCGGCGTGGCCGAGCCGCCGGATTGTCCTCTTTTCGATAAAACCTGCACGCCGGAGAACCCCATCGGAGCCTGCATGGTTTCCTCCGAGGGCACCTGCGCCGCCTTTTACAGGTATGCCGAGCGATAA
- the hypE gene encoding hydrogenase expression/formation protein HypE yields MPSDKVSGDNRSIVTLGHGSGGRLTRDLIDLFARHLENPFLDARNDQATLSWEGKRLSLTTDSFVVSPLFFAGGNIGSLAVYGTVNDLAVGGARPLYLSAGFIIEEGLPLAALESVVESMAEAARTAGVHVVTGDTKVVERGKADGLFINTTGVGAVPADVAPSVERVVPGDAVILSGSIGEHGVAVMAKRLNLESGVRSDAAPLTALVERMLEACPSIHAMRDPTRGGLATALCEIAEAAGVAVEVEEEKIPVSDDVANACEILGLDPLYVANEGKLLAFVPPERAEAVLRAMRGHPLGREACRIGRVVKRSEGGGVSMNTRAGGKRQISVLSGELLPRIC; encoded by the coding sequence ATGCCGAGCGATAAGGTTTCAGGAGATAATCGGAGCATTGTCACGCTCGGCCACGGAAGCGGCGGCCGCCTGACGCGCGACCTCATCGACCTGTTCGCCCGCCATCTTGAAAATCCCTTTCTCGACGCGCGGAACGACCAGGCGACCCTGTCCTGGGAGGGAAAGCGGCTGTCGCTCACGACGGATTCGTTCGTCGTGAGTCCGCTTTTCTTCGCGGGGGGAAACATCGGCTCGCTCGCGGTCTACGGCACGGTGAACGACCTCGCCGTGGGAGGCGCGAGGCCGCTTTACCTGAGCGCGGGGTTCATCATCGAGGAGGGGCTGCCGCTTGCGGCTCTCGAGTCCGTCGTCGAATCGATGGCGGAGGCGGCGAGGACGGCGGGCGTCCACGTCGTCACGGGAGACACCAAGGTCGTCGAGCGCGGCAAGGCCGACGGGCTTTTCATCAACACGACGGGCGTGGGCGCGGTCCCGGCCGATGTGGCGCCCTCCGTGGAGCGGGTCGTCCCCGGGGACGCCGTGATTCTGAGCGGGTCCATCGGCGAGCACGGCGTGGCCGTGATGGCGAAGCGGCTCAATCTGGAAAGCGGCGTCCGCAGCGACGCGGCGCCCCTGACCGCCCTGGTCGAGCGCATGCTCGAAGCGTGCCCCTCGATTCACGCAATGCGCGACCCGACGAGGGGAGGGCTCGCCACGGCGCTTTGCGAGATAGCGGAGGCGGCCGGCGTGGCCGTCGAGGTGGAGGAGGAGAAAATTCCGGTGAGCGACGACGTCGCAAACGCCTGCGAGATTCTCGGCCTCGACCCCCTCTACGTCGCGAACGAGGGAAAACTTCTGGCCTTCGTCCCTCCGGAGCGCGCGGAGGCGGTGCTTCGCGCCATGCGCGGGCATCCCCTGGGGCGCGAGGCGTGCCGGATCGGGCGCGTCGTGAAGCGAAGCGAGGGAGGCGGCGTCTCGATGAACACCCGCGCGGGCGGGAAGCGCCAGATCAGCGTGCTTTCGGGCGAGCTTCTCCCGCGTATTTGTTGA
- a CDS encoding ankyrin repeat domain-containing protein — translation MAFKVTKVFSEARSPGGNAFHDRVSLHLRTLAFLLLLPLLFAQTAYGDINSDLLEAAEAGDTAKVERLLGKGADVNAKNEGGETALLIALDRGYTKTAKFLIDAGADVNAKKNNDQTTLMAAALFGYTETVKTLIGLGVDVNAKKKNGRTALMFTAMMGRIEAAKILLDAGVDVNAKDKDGWTALRFAVAVGHTEAAKALIEAGTDVNAKAKDGRSALRVATAGGHTEIVEILKQAGATSYGDIDSELIEAAKAGYTTKVEKLLGEGADVNAKDEAGTTALMAAARYGETEIVEILISKGADVNARTEKGTSALMFAAANGRTGVVNALLDAGADVNAKTPKGATASMYAKSKGRTGVVEILERAGINSRLIRAAEAGDTAEVEKLLEQGAFVNAGDKDGITALMAAAREGHTETVELLIGKNVYLEAKDKGSWTALMFAAKAGHTEAVKALIEAGADVNARGRGSEPDLMAAMEWDCTGIIDQLMTTTEARVNADEKNSDTALMWTARKGRTETVTALIEAGADVDAENVNGWTALMWAAREGRAETVKALMEAGADVNAKNKFGETALTNAAAGGHTEMAKKLIDAGTDVNARMTGGRTALQAAAANGYTELVRVLVDAGADVNVKYGFGQTALLIAARKGHTEIVGLLKQAGAREKKKKLTEGAEDEALWKYYGDLNGFYQSPEPYNENWWAAGKLYFNRSRVLYPYAIIGNYNPSKKSGLFDDIIDFSDSDEQIKKEKGVVINILYVDGQRVSGKGKFKFAPSVLILEKFKIVPGEHTLVVSMHIIGEDCRASSINNYEFKAVFEAGMEYRLITHFERGGVGHWLPLMQYREVQDCAPAAGAVPSK, via the coding sequence ATGGCCTTCAAAGTCACCAAGGTCTTTTCCGAGGCCCGTTCTCCGGGAGGGAACGCCTTCCACGACCGAGTCTCTCTTCATTTGCGAACTCTTGCTTTCCTGCTCCTGCTCCCGCTGCTTTTCGCGCAGACGGCCTATGGTGATATCAATTCAGACCTGCTCGAAGCGGCAGAGGCCGGTGATACCGCCAAAGTGGAGCGATTGCTTGGAAAAGGCGCGGACGTGAATGCGAAGAACGAAGGCGGCGAGACCGCCTTGCTGATTGCGCTAGACCGAGGCTACACCAAGACAGCGAAGTTCCTGATTGACGCCGGGGCGGACGTGAATGCAAAGAAAAATAATGACCAGACCACTTTGATGGCTGCAGCATTATTTGGCTACACCGAGACGGTGAAGACCCTGATTGGTCTGGGCGTGGACGTGAACGCGAAGAAAAAAAACGGTAGGACTGCCTTGATGTTTACGGCGATGATGGGCCGCATCGAGGCGGCGAAGATTTTGCTTGACGCGGGCGTGGATGTGAACGCGAAGGACAAAGACGGTTGGACCGCTTTGAGGTTTGCGGTAGCGGTCGGCCACACCGAGGCGGCAAAGGCCCTGATTGAAGCGGGAACGGACGTAAATGCGAAGGCAAAAGACGGCAGGTCCGCCCTGAGGGTTGCGACAGCGGGTGGCCACACCGAGATTGTGGAAATTCTCAAACAGGCCGGAGCAACGTCCTACGGAGATATCGATTCAGAACTGATAGAAGCGGCAAAGGCTGGTTATACGACCAAAGTGGAAAAATTGCTTGGAGAAGGCGCGGACGTGAACGCAAAGGACGAAGCCGGCACGACCGCCCTGATGGCTGCGGCACGCTATGGCGAAACTGAGATTGTAGAGATTTTGATTAGCAAGGGCGCTGACGTGAACGCGAGGACCGAAAAAGGCACTAGCGCCTTGATGTTCGCGGCAGCGAATGGCCGCACCGGGGTTGTAAATGCCTTGCTTGACGCGGGAGCGGACGTGAACGCGAAGACCCCGAAAGGCGCGACCGCCTCGATGTATGCGAAATCCAAAGGCCGCACCGGGGTTGTGGAAATTCTTGAGCGGGCCGGAATCAATTCAAGACTGATTAGAGCGGCAGAGGCCGGTGACACCGCCGAAGTGGAAAAATTGCTTGAACAAGGCGCATTCGTGAACGCGGGGGACAAAGACGGCATAACCGCCTTGATGGCTGCGGCACGGGAGGGCCACACCGAAACCGTGGAGCTTTTAATTGGTAAGAACGTGTACTTGGAAGCGAAGGACAAAGGCAGCTGGACCGCCTTGATGTTTGCGGCAAAAGCAGGCCACACCGAGGCGGTAAAGGCCCTGATTGAGGCGGGCGCAGACGTGAACGCGAGGGGTAGAGGCAGTGAGCCCGACCTGATGGCCGCGATGGAGTGGGACTGCACCGGTATTATTGATCAGCTCATGACGACAACAGAGGCGCGTGTGAACGCGGATGAAAAAAACAGCGACACCGCTCTGATGTGGACGGCGCGGAAGGGCCGCACCGAAACGGTGACGGCTCTGATTGAAGCAGGCGCGGACGTGGACGCGGAGAACGTGAACGGCTGGACCGCCCTGATGTGGGCGGCACGGGAGGGCCGCGCCGAGACGGTGAAAGCCCTGATGGAGGCAGGCGCGGACGTGAACGCGAAAAACAAATTCGGCGAAACCGCCCTGACGAACGCGGCAGCGGGGGGCCATACCGAGATGGCGAAGAAGCTGATTGATGCGGGTACGGACGTGAACGCTAGGATGACAGGCGGCAGGACCGCCCTGCAAGCGGCGGCGGCGAATGGTTACACCGAGCTAGTGAGAGTCCTGGTTGACGCGGGAGCGGACGTGAACGTGAAATATGGATTCGGCCAGACCGCCCTGCTGATTGCGGCACGGAAGGGACACACCGAGATTGTGGGGCTTCTCAAACAGGCCGGAGCACGGGAAAAGAAAAAGAAACTGACAGAGGGCGCTGAAGACGAAGCATTATGGAAATACTACGGGGATTTAAACGGATTTTACCAAAGTCCGGAGCCCTATAATGAGAATTGGTGGGCGGCGGGCAAACTTTACTTCAACCGATCCAGGGTGCTTTACCCATACGCTATTATTGGAAATTATAATCCGTCCAAAAAGAGCGGCCTCTTTGACGACATCATTGACTTTTCAGACAGCGATGAACAGATCAAAAAGGAAAAGGGCGTTGTTATTAACATTTTATACGTCGACGGACAGAGAGTATCTGGGAAAGGCAAATTCAAATTCGCTCCCAGTGTACTTATACTGGAGAAATTCAAAATCGTTCCCGGTGAACATACACTGGTCGTCTCAATGCACATAATTGGGGAGGACTGCCGGGCGAGTTCCATTAACAACTATGAATTCAAGGCTGTGTTCGAGGCGGGAATGGAATACCGCCTAATCACCCACTTTGAACGGGGTGGGGTAGGTCATTGGCTCCCGCTCATGCAATATAGAGAAGTTCAGGATTGCGCTCCCGCGGCTGGGGCGGTGCCGTCGAAGTGA
- a CDS encoding bifunctional methionine sulfoxide reductase B/A protein, with amino-acid sequence MQAEGKTSAADRRPLTSEEERIIVRKGTEPPFSGEYDKFSGDGTYLCRRCGAPLYRSNDKFDSGSGWPSFDDEIEGAVRRAPDGDRVEITCARCGGHLGHVFEGEDFTPKGVRHCVNSLSLDFEPAEKKEEEAKKESAVLHKAHFAGGCFWGVEHLMKERKGVVATSVGYMGGRTESPTYEEVCSGETGHIEAVEVEYDESKVSYEELARLFFEIHDPTQAGRQGPDVGEQYKSAVFYADDSQKRVAEKLIALLREKGYGVATELREAEKFWPAEDYHQDYYDKTGKNPYCHAYTKRF; translated from the coding sequence ATGCAAGCAGAAGGAAAAACTTCCGCCGCGGACCGGCGGCCGCTGACCTCCGAGGAAGAGAGAATCATAGTCCGCAAGGGCACGGAGCCGCCCTTCAGCGGCGAGTACGACAAATTTTCCGGGGACGGGACCTACCTGTGCCGCCGCTGCGGCGCGCCGCTCTACCGCTCGAACGACAAGTTCGATTCGGGCAGCGGCTGGCCCAGCTTCGACGACGAGATCGAAGGGGCCGTCCGCCGCGCCCCCGACGGCGACCGCGTCGAGATCACCTGCGCCCGCTGCGGCGGCCACCTGGGCCACGTCTTCGAAGGCGAGGACTTCACGCCCAAGGGCGTCCGCCACTGCGTCAACTCCCTCTCCCTCGATTTCGAGCCGGCGGAGAAAAAGGAGGAGGAAGCGAAGAAGGAGAGCGCTGTGCTCCACAAGGCCCACTTCGCGGGAGGGTGCTTCTGGGGCGTGGAGCACCTGATGAAGGAGCGCAAGGGCGTGGTCGCCACCTCCGTGGGCTACATGGGCGGCCGCACGGAGAGCCCCACCTACGAGGAGGTCTGCTCCGGCGAGACCGGCCACATCGAGGCCGTGGAGGTGGAGTACGACGAGTCCAAAGTCTCCTACGAGGAGCTCGCCCGGCTCTTCTTCGAGATCCACGACCCGACGCAGGCCGGGCGCCAGGGCCCGGACGTCGGCGAGCAGTACAAGTCGGCCGTCTTCTACGCGGATGATTCCCAGAAGCGGGTCGCGGAAAAACTGATCGCCCTCCTGCGGGAAAAAGGCTACGGGGTGGCGACGGAGCTAAGGGAGGCCGAAAAATTCTGGCCCGCCGAGGACTACCACCAGGACTACTACGACAAGACGGGAAAAAACCCCTACTGCCACGCCTACACGAAACGGTTCTGA
- a CDS encoding protein BatD translates to MNRMRTLLLLFGAAAWLSAPVGARDISVSAGVDAPKIGVEDTLTLTVTVTGSVSGVTQPDVASALEDFHVRGQSSSMQATIMNFEMVQSHQFHYTLLPKREGMLRIPGLQVVVKGRTYRTEPIVVSVQSGSLKPRRQSPQQRRSPFVSPWDPWGERRQQRGVSDDELRRGVRVQGWLSRSRAYVGEPVVVHYRLLSRWPLLGATAVETPTFEGFVTEDIVLPATRTSDTVEQDGKRYYALPVLEKVLVPTQSGTFSIEPLVLEVRVQLGQAHWFFSMGASETVHRRSPTLTVEVQPLPEPVPDDFNGALGQFSLKETLSAEEVDASEALTFTVSVQGRGNLRSLAPPVFPPLPGFTVHEPEVSYNVKPSPAKGLHGAMKATYLLIPRTTGTQLLPMLTMSVFNPETQAYERLATKSHQVHVRGTITTKAPVLLAPAMREVETLATDIHYIRPEVPLHVFKESFAPLYRRPAALAIALGLPLVLNAAAIGAVARQRRLREDEKGYRARRAGRTASRRFAEARAAFRRSDAPRALEALDEGLRGYAADKTGRSPDGLTARDIFEEFRAARVDERRIREYGELMEAAHAGLYSPAGQRLDAEAAEKAGKLVRTIEREWKSKRAQA, encoded by the coding sequence ATGAATCGAATGCGAACGCTCTTGCTCCTCTTCGGCGCCGCCGCGTGGCTTTCCGCCCCGGTCGGCGCCAGGGATATCTCCGTGAGCGCCGGCGTGGACGCCCCCAAAATCGGCGTCGAGGACACGCTCACGCTCACCGTCACCGTGACGGGAAGCGTCTCGGGCGTCACGCAGCCCGACGTGGCCTCGGCGCTCGAGGATTTTCACGTGCGGGGCCAGTCGAGCTCCATGCAGGCCACCATCATGAACTTCGAGATGGTGCAGAGCCATCAGTTCCACTACACGCTCCTTCCCAAGCGCGAGGGGATGCTGCGCATTCCCGGGCTCCAGGTGGTCGTAAAAGGCAGGACCTACCGCACCGAGCCCATCGTGGTCAGCGTGCAAAGTGGTTCCCTGAAGCCCCGGCGTCAGAGCCCGCAGCAGCGCCGGTCGCCCTTCGTCAGCCCATGGGATCCATGGGGCGAGCGGCGGCAGCAGCGGGGCGTGAGCGACGACGAGCTGCGCCGCGGCGTGCGCGTCCAGGGATGGCTGTCGCGCTCCCGCGCCTACGTCGGCGAGCCCGTGGTCGTACACTACCGTCTCCTGAGCCGGTGGCCGCTCCTGGGCGCCACCGCCGTCGAGACGCCGACGTTTGAAGGCTTCGTCACCGAGGACATTGTCCTGCCGGCCACCAGGACGTCCGACACCGTGGAGCAGGACGGAAAGCGCTATTACGCGCTGCCCGTGCTTGAAAAGGTTCTGGTTCCCACCCAAAGCGGGACGTTTTCGATAGAGCCGCTCGTGCTCGAGGTGCGCGTTCAACTCGGGCAGGCGCACTGGTTTTTCTCCATGGGGGCCTCGGAGACCGTGCACCGGCGAAGCCCGACGCTTACGGTCGAGGTGCAGCCGCTTCCGGAGCCCGTCCCTGACGATTTCAACGGCGCCCTCGGGCAATTTTCCCTGAAGGAGACGCTTTCGGCGGAGGAGGTTGACGCCTCCGAAGCCCTGACGTTCACCGTTTCGGTGCAGGGGCGCGGCAATCTGCGCAGCCTTGCGCCCCCGGTGTTTCCTCCGCTTCCCGGTTTCACCGTTCACGAGCCCGAGGTCTCGTACAACGTAAAGCCGTCTCCCGCAAAGGGCCTGCACGGCGCCATGAAGGCGACGTATCTTCTCATTCCGCGCACCACCGGCACGCAACTGCTTCCCATGCTCACCATGAGCGTCTTCAATCCGGAGACGCAGGCCTACGAACGGCTCGCCACGAAAAGCCACCAGGTTCATGTCCGGGGCACCATCACGACGAAGGCGCCCGTTCTGCTCGCGCCGGCCATGCGGGAGGTGGAAACGCTTGCCACGGACATCCACTACATCCGTCCCGAAGTTCCTCTTCATGTCTTTAAGGAATCTTTCGCTCCCCTTTACCGGAGGCCGGCGGCGCTCGCCATCGCCCTCGGCCTTCCCCTCGTCCTGAACGCGGCCGCCATCGGCGCCGTGGCGCGGCAGCGGCGCCTGCGGGAGGACGAAAAAGGCTACCGCGCGCGCCGGGCCGGCCGGACTGCGTCCAGGCGGTTCGCGGAGGCCCGGGCGGCGTTTCGCCGCAGCGACGCCCCGCGGGCGCTCGAAGCGCTCGACGAGGGCCTGCGCGGCTACGCGGCCGACAAGACCGGCCGCTCCCCCGACGGCCTCACGGCGCGCGATATTTTCGAGGAATTCCGCGCCGCCCGCGTGGACGAGCGGCGGATTCGGGAATACGGCGAGCTGATGGAGGCGGCCCACGCGGGCCTTTATTCTCCCGCGGGGCAGCGCCTTGACGCGGAGGCGGCCGAGAAAGCCGGAAAACTCGTCCGCACCATCGAGCGGGAGTGGAAAAGCAAGCGAGCGCAAGCCTAG
- a CDS encoding SH3 domain-containing protein, with the protein MQPLRLFFAAVVLFASPLALGADLPAKAATAQAVLEEANALYEEGNFSEAAARYARLLEAGYASAPLYYNLGCAEYKAGNPGRAAWAFEQTLLRAPRDREARENLFLLREQTADRVPEESAVEIFLGYLYRLLPPSAALPALIALVWVLSTAGTLYYVSRRETLLYTLLAGGAAAVVLAAWLGAGLAYAELIDRGVVLEAVASVKSGPRESHPTVFELHAATPVRITGRRGEWLIIRLADGREGWLPAASVGILGLP; encoded by the coding sequence ATGCAGCCGCTCCGACTCTTTTTCGCAGCAGTTGTTCTTTTTGCTTCGCCGCTTGCGCTGGGCGCGGACCTGCCCGCCAAGGCGGCGACGGCCCAGGCCGTTCTTGAAGAGGCCAACGCCCTCTACGAGGAGGGAAATTTTTCCGAGGCCGCCGCCCGCTACGCGCGGCTGCTCGAGGCGGGCTACGCGTCGGCGCCGCTTTACTACAACCTGGGCTGCGCCGAATACAAGGCGGGGAACCCCGGAAGGGCGGCGTGGGCGTTCGAGCAGACGCTCCTGCGGGCTCCCCGCGACCGCGAGGCGCGCGAGAATCTTTTCCTCCTTCGTGAGCAAACCGCGGACCGCGTTCCCGAAGAAAGCGCCGTGGAAATTTTTCTTGGATATTTGTACCGCCTTCTTCCGCCCTCCGCGGCCCTGCCCGCGCTGATCGCGCTCGTGTGGGTTTTGAGTACCGCCGGCACGCTCTATTACGTCTCGCGCCGCGAAACGCTCCTCTACACGCTCCTTGCGGGGGGCGCCGCGGCGGTCGTCCTGGCCGCATGGCTCGGGGCGGGGCTGGCGTACGCTGAGCTTATCGACCGGGGCGTCGTGCTCGAAGCGGTCGCGTCGGTCAAAAGCGGCCCGCGCGAAAGCCACCCCACGGTGTTCGAGCTTCACGCCGCGACCCCGGTTCGCATCACGGGGCGCCGCGGCGAGTGGCTCATCATCCGCCTCGCCGACGGGCGCGAGGGCTGGCTTCCCGCGGCGAGCGTCGGAATTCTCGGCCTGCCGTAG